One Solanum lycopersicum chromosome 4, SLM_r2.1 DNA window includes the following coding sequences:
- the LOC101250886 gene encoding probable alpha-amylase 2 yields the protein MGFDESQQSDPLVVIRNGKEIILQAFNWESHKHDWWRNLDMKVPDIAKSGITTAWLPPVCHSLAPEGYLPQNLYSLNSSYGSEDLLNALLDKLKQYKVRGMADIVINHRVGTTQGHGGIYNRYDGIPMSWDEHAITSCTGGRGNKSTGDNFNGFPNIDHTQSFVRKDLIDWMRWLRSSVGFQDFRFDFAKGYASKYVKEYIEGAKPIFAVGEYWDTCNYKGSNLDYNQDSHRQRIINWIDGAGQLSTAFDFTTKAILQEAVKGEFWRLRDSKGKPPGVLGWWPSRAVTFIDNHDTGSTQAHWPFPSHHVMEGYAYILTHPGIPSVFYDHFYEWDNSMHDQIVKLIAIRRNQGIHSRSSIRIIEAQSNLYAATIDEKVSMKIGDGSWCPAGKEWTLATSGHRYAVWQK from the exons ATGGGGTTTGATGAAAGTCAGCAGTCTGATCCAT TGGTTGTGATACGCAATGGAAAGGAGATCATATTGCAG GCATTCAACTGGGAATCTCATAAACATGATTGGTGGAGAAATTTAGATATGAAAGTTCCTGATATTGCAAAGTCTGGTATCACAACTGCTTGGCTGCCTCCGGTGTGTCACTCATTGGCTCCTGAAG GTTACCTTCCACAGAACCTTTATTCTCTCAATTCTTCATATGGTTCTGAGGATCTCTTAAATGCTTTACTTGATAAGTTGAAGCAGTACAAAGTTAGAGGGATGGCAGACATAGTCATTAACCATCGTGTTGGGACTACCCAAGGGCATGGTGGAATCTACAATCGCTATGATGGAATTCCTATGTCTTGGGATGAACATGCTATTACATCTTGCACTGGTGGAAGG GGTAACAAAAGCACTGGAGACAACTTTAACGGATTTCCAAATATAGATCATACACAATCCTTTGTCCGGAAAGATCTCATTGACTGGATGCGGTGGCTAAGATCCTCTGTTGGCTTCCAAGATTTTCGTTTTGATTTTGCCAAAGG TTATGCTTCGAAGTATGTAAAGGAATATATCGAGGGAGCTAAGCCAATATTTGCAGTTGGAGAATACTGGGACACTTGCAATTACAAGGGCAGCAATTTGGATTACAACCAAG ATAGTCACAGGCAAAGAATCATCAATTGGATTGATGGCGCGGGACAACTTTCAACTGCATTCGATTTTACAACAAAAGCAATCCTTCAG GAAGCAGTTAAAGGAGAATTCTGGCGTTTGCGCGACTCTAAGGGGAAACCACCAGGAGTTTTAGGATGGTGGCCTTCAAGGGCTGTCACTTTTATTGATAATCACGACACTGGATCAACTCAG GCGCACTGGCCTTTCCCTTCACATCATGTTATGGAG GGCTATGCATACATTCTAACGCACCCAGGGATACCATCAGTTTTCTATGACCATTTCTACGAATGGGATAATTCCATGCATGACCAAATTGTAAAGCTG ATTGCTATTCGGAGGAATCAAGGCATACACAGTCGTTCATCTATAAGGATTATTGAGGCACAGTCAAACTTATACGCTGCAACCATTGATGAAAAGGTTAGCATGAAGATCGGGGACGGATCATGGTGCCCTGCTGGGAAAGAGTGGACTCTCGCGACCAGTGGCCATCGCTATGCAGTCTGGCAGAAgtaa